From Chaetodon trifascialis isolate fChaTrf1 chromosome 1, fChaTrf1.hap1, whole genome shotgun sequence, one genomic window encodes:
- the rnaset2 gene encoding ribonuclease T2 isoform X1 has protein sequence MGLCSPLLLSLAAALSSALVISPPHMWTKLILTHHWPSTFCSMEHCHPNISYWTLHGLWPDKGIDCNSSWHFNSSQIQDLLPDMKKSWPDLLNPLSAGFWKYEWHKHGTCAAKAASLNSQHKYFSKALELYHKVDLNSILLKFDITPSEKYYSFSQIEGVIENFYGVKPKIQCVHPSKNADVQVLGQIEICFNPDFTLLDCEKQLTMETISKGDWDNPMAVDKASGFSVCDRDMPVYYPPLH, from the exons ATGgggctctgctctcctctcctcctctctctggcagCAGCCCTGTCCTCTGCCTTAGTGATTTCACCTCC ACACATGTGGACCAAATTGATCCTGACCCACCACTGGCCAAGCACCTTCTGTAGT ATGGAGCACTGTCATCCTAACATTAGCTACTGGACACTACATGGATTgtg GCCAGATAAAGGCATTGACTGCAATTCATCGTGGCATTTCAATTCTTCTCAAATACAG gacttGCTTCcagacatgaagaagagttGGCCTGACCTTCTTAACCCCTTGTCTGCTGGATTCTG GAAGTATGAATGGCACAAACATGGTACATGTGCAGCCAAAGCAGCTTCTCTGAACAGCCAACATAAATACTTCAGCAAGGCACTGGAACTTTACCATAAAGTGGATTTGAACAG cATCCTGCTGAAGTTTGACATCACCCCTTCAGAAAAATACTACTCA ttttcaCAAATTGAAGGAGTCATCGAGAACTTCTACGGCGTCAAGCCGAAGATCCAGTGCGTCCATCCGTCAAAG aATGCTGATGTCCAGGTTTTGGGGCAGATTGAGATCTGCTTCAACCCTGACTTCACCCTCTTGGACTGTGAGAAACAGTTAACCATGGAAACCATATCTAAGGGAGACTGGGACAATCCCATGGCTGTTGACAAAGCCTCtgggttcagtgtgtgtgaccgtGATATGCCGGTTTACTACCCACCtcttcattaa
- the rps6ka2 gene encoding ribosomal protein S6 kinase alpha-2, producing the protein MDTSTRKFTVRRWFSIYLKNKAARNKSSAGFCQLEDDSILKEIDISHHVKEGCEKADPSQFQLLKVLGQGSYGKVFLVRKIRGVDRGQLYAMKVLKKATLKVRDRVRSKMERDILAEVNHPFIVKLHYAFQTEGKLYLILDFLRGGDLFTRLSKEVMFTEEDVKFYLAELALALDHLHSLGIIYRDLKPENILLDEEGHIKITDFGLSKEAIDHDKRAYSFCGTIEYMAPEVVNRRGHTQSADWWSFGVLMFEMLTGSLPFQGKDRKETMALILKAKLGMPQFLSPEVQSLLRALFKRNPANRLGAGPDGVEEIKRHRFFASIDWNKLYRKEMRPPFKPTVGRPEDTFHFDPEFTSRTPTDSPGIPPSANTHQLFRGFSFVATNQNHEPSAATVAPSRQEVNNINPIAQHLRGDVAFSDVYELKEEVGQTATSVCRRCLHRVTAVEYSVKIIERARKDPSEEIEILLRYGQHPNIITLKDVFDDGQCVFLVQDLLRGDELLDRALVVPNFTERDASDIICMLTKTVEYLHSQGVVHRDLKPSNIRYSDDSGLPECIRICDFGFAKQLRAENGLLMTPCYTATFMAPEVLRKQGYDAACDIWSLGILLYTMIAGFSPFASSSEDTAEEILAQIGSGKFIITGGNWDLVSEAAKDIVIKMLHVDPHQRLTAPQVLRHPWIVDRDQLSERALTRQDALTVKGALSATYSALRRCAPAPVLEPVHSSSLAQRRGMKKLGSPKVTSDPKEKEKPRQAE; encoded by the exons ATGGATACCAGCACGCGAAAATtcacagtgaggagatggttTTCTATCTACCTGAAGAACAAGGCGGCGAGGAACAAGAGCAGCGCGGGCTTCTGTCAGCTGGAG gATGACAGTATCCTTAAGGAGATTGACATCAGCCACCATGTTAAAGAGGGTTGTGAGAAGGCAGACCCGTCTCAGTTCCAGCTGCTCAAAGTGCTGGGACAGGGCTCGTATGGAAAG GTGTTTCTGGTGAGGAAGATCAGAGgagtggacagaggacagctgtATGCCATGAAGGTCCTGAAGAAAGCCACACTGAAAG TTCGGGATCGTGTGCGGTCGAAGATGGAAAGAGACATTCTGGCAGAAGTGAACCATCCGTTTATCGTTAAACTGCACTATG cctttCAGACAGAAGGAAAGCTCTATCTGATCCTAGACTTCCTCCGAGGAGGAGACCTTTTCACTCGTCTGTCAAAGGAG GTAATGTTTACAGAGGAGGATGTGAAGTTTTACCTGGCAGAGTTGGCCCTGGCCTTGGACCATCTGCACAGCCTAGGCATCATCTACAGGGACCTCAAACCTGAAAA CATTCTTCTGGATGAAGAGGGACACATTAAGATAACTG ACTTTGGGCTGAGTAAGGAGGCCATCGACCATGATAAGAGAGCGTATTCCTTCTGTGGAACGATAGAGTACATGGCTCCAGAGGTCGTAAACAGGAGAGGGCACACGCAGAGTGCTGACTGGTGGTCTTTTGGGGTTCTTATG TTTGAGATGCTGACAGGATCGTTACCATTTCAAGGAAAAGATCGGAAGGAAACAATGGCGCTTATTCTAAA GGCCAAGCTGGGAATGCCGCAGTTCCTCAGTCCTGAAGTGCAGAGTTTATTAAGAGCCCTCTTCAAGAGGAACCCTGCCAATCGACTAG GTGCAGGACCAGATGGAgtggaggaaataaaaagacatcGCTTCTTTGCATCTATAGACTGGAAT AAGCTGTACAGAAAGGAAATGAGGCCTCCGTTCAAACCCACAGTTGGAAGACCTGAGGACACTTTCCATTTTGACCCTGAGTTCACCTCCAGAACACCCACAG ACTCTCCCGGCATCCCTCCCagcgcaaacacacaccagttGTTTCGCGGTTTCAGCTTTGTTGCAACAAATCAAAATCATGAGCCCAGCGCTGCAACGGTGGCACCTTCTCGTCAGGAGGTGAACAACATCAACCCCATAGCACAG CATCTCCGTGGTGACGTGGCCTTCAGTGATGTTTATGAGCTTAAGGAGGAAGTTGGACAGACAGCAACTTCTGTATGCAGGAGATGTCTGCACAGAGTTACTGCTGTGGAGTATTCAGTCAAG ATTATTGAGAGAGCGAGGAAAGATCCATCTGAAGAGATCGAGATTCTCTTAAGATACGGACAGCATCCAAATATTATTACTCTCAAGGAC GTGTTTGACGACGGCCAGTGTGTGTTCCTGGTTCAGGATTTACTGAGAGGAGACGAGCTGCTGGACAGAGCTCTGGTGGTGCCAAACTTTACAGAGAGGGATGCGTCGGACATCATCTGCATGCTGACCAAGACTGTGGAGTATTTACACTCACAGGGG GTCGTGCATCGGGACCTGAAGCCGAGTAACATTCGCTACTCCGATGATAGCGGACTCCCAGAATGCATCAGGATATGTGATTTTGGTTTTGCCAAACAGCTCAGGGCTGAGAATGGTTTACTGATGACCCCGTGTTACACCGCCACGTTCATGGCTCCTGAG gtTCTGAGGAAGCAGGGTTatgatgcagcctgtgacatcTGGAGTCTGGGGATTCTGCTCTACACCATGATAGCTGG TTTCAGTCCGTttgccagcagctctgaggaCACAGCGGAGGAAATTCTGGCTCAAATTGGCAGCGGGAAATTCATTATCACAGGAGGCAACTGGGACCTGGTCTCAGAAGCTGCCAAG GACATTGTGATCAAGATGCTCCATGTGGACCCTCACCAGCGCCTGACTGCCCCCCAG GTTCTCCGTCACCCCTGGATAGTAGACAGAGACCAGCTCTCTGAGAGAGCTCTCACCAGACAGGATGCACTCACTGTCAAG GGTGCGCTGTCGGCCACCTACTCTGCGCTGAGGCGCTGTGCTCCTGCTCCAGTCTTGGAGCCCGTTCACTCCTCCAGCCTGGCTCAGCGGCGGGGAATGAAGAAACTGGGGAGTCCTAAAGTTACTTCAGACCctaaagaaaaggagaaaccTCGACAAgctgagtga
- the rnaset2 gene encoding ribonuclease T2 isoform X2 codes for MEHCHPNISYWTLHGLWPDKGIDCNSSWHFNSSQIQDLLPDMKKSWPDLLNPLSAGFWKYEWHKHGTCAAKAASLNSQHKYFSKALELYHKVDLNSILLKFDITPSEKYYSFSQIEGVIENFYGVKPKIQCVHPSKNADVQVLGQIEICFNPDFTLLDCEKQLTMETISKGDWDNPMAVDKASGFSVCDRDMPVYYPPLH; via the exons ATGGAGCACTGTCATCCTAACATTAGCTACTGGACACTACATGGATTgtg GCCAGATAAAGGCATTGACTGCAATTCATCGTGGCATTTCAATTCTTCTCAAATACAG gacttGCTTCcagacatgaagaagagttGGCCTGACCTTCTTAACCCCTTGTCTGCTGGATTCTG GAAGTATGAATGGCACAAACATGGTACATGTGCAGCCAAAGCAGCTTCTCTGAACAGCCAACATAAATACTTCAGCAAGGCACTGGAACTTTACCATAAAGTGGATTTGAACAG cATCCTGCTGAAGTTTGACATCACCCCTTCAGAAAAATACTACTCA ttttcaCAAATTGAAGGAGTCATCGAGAACTTCTACGGCGTCAAGCCGAAGATCCAGTGCGTCCATCCGTCAAAG aATGCTGATGTCCAGGTTTTGGGGCAGATTGAGATCTGCTTCAACCCTGACTTCACCCTCTTGGACTGTGAGAAACAGTTAACCATGGAAACCATATCTAAGGGAGACTGGGACAATCCCATGGCTGTTGACAAAGCCTCtgggttcagtgtgtgtgaccgtGATATGCCGGTTTACTACCCACCtcttcattaa